The following coding sequences are from one Limnobacter sp. SAORIC-580 window:
- a CDS encoding ribose-phosphate diphosphokinase: MATDSSLMIFTGNANPALAESVAKQLNIPLGKATVGRFSDGEVMVEINENVRGKDVFVLQSTCAPTNDNLMEMMVMIDALKRASAGRITAAIPYFGYARQDRRVRSSRVAITAKVVANMLQVVGVDRVLTMDLHADQIQGFFDIPVDNIYASPVLLGDVWKQNLDNLMVVSPDVGGVVRARALAKRLNCDLAIIDKRRPRANVAEVMNIIGDVKDRTCVIMDDMVDTANTLCKAAAALKANGAKKVVAYCTHPVLSGGAIQRVEESDLDELVVTDTIPLSEEANNSKTIRVLSVDELLAETIRRIVRSDSVSSLFID, translated from the coding sequence ATGGCAACCGACAGCAGTCTAATGATCTTCACCGGCAATGCGAACCCTGCATTGGCCGAATCAGTGGCCAAACAGCTGAACATTCCGCTGGGCAAGGCTACCGTAGGTCGTTTCTCAGACGGTGAAGTCATGGTCGAGATCAACGAGAACGTGCGCGGCAAAGACGTGTTTGTACTGCAATCCACGTGCGCCCCCACCAACGACAACCTAATGGAAATGATGGTCATGATCGACGCGCTCAAGCGCGCATCAGCTGGCCGTATTACCGCAGCCATTCCTTACTTCGGCTATGCCCGTCAAGATCGCCGCGTGCGCTCTTCACGTGTGGCAATCACTGCCAAAGTAGTGGCCAACATGCTGCAGGTTGTAGGCGTTGACCGCGTGCTGACCATGGACCTGCACGCCGACCAAATTCAGGGTTTCTTTGACATTCCCGTAGACAATATTTATGCATCGCCAGTGTTGCTGGGCGATGTTTGGAAGCAAAACCTCGACAACCTGATGGTTGTGTCGCCCGATGTAGGCGGCGTGGTTCGTGCCCGCGCGCTGGCCAAGCGCCTGAATTGTGATTTGGCCATTATCGACAAGCGTCGCCCCCGCGCCAACGTGGCAGAAGTGATGAATATTATTGGCGATGTGAAAGACCGCACCTGCGTGATCATGGACGACATGGTCGACACCGCCAACACCCTGTGCAAAGCCGCCGCGGCCCTGAAAGCCAACGGCGCGAAAAAAGTGGTGGCTTACTGTACCCACCCCGTGTTGTCGGGTGGTGCCATTCAACGTGTTGAAGAATCAGACCTGGACGAACTGGTGGTGACCGACACCATTCCTTTGTCTGAGGAAGCCAACAACAGCAAAACCATTCGTGTTCTGAGTGTTGATGAACTGCTGGCCGAAACAATTCGCCGCATCGTTCGCTCTGACTCGGTCAGCTCGCTGTTTATTGATTAA
- the ispE gene encoding 4-(cytidine 5'-diphospho)-2-C-methyl-D-erythritol kinase translates to MNVPSPAKLSAFSPAKINLFLHITGRRADGYHLLQSIFCPITLGDQLSVSVQTNSSRELVIQRSGDLVHIPEQIDLTVRACKAFYAHANIGMGYAVTIHVDKQVPEQAGLGGGSSNAATVLRLLQQHHQNPIEPEQLAAIGLTLGADVPFFLQDSSAFVEGIGEAITPIQGISGHLIVYKPPLSCPTPKIFSDPQLTRNSSDVKIAVFDSARRMNSELMACLQANTQNALQAVVSRNYPEWEQQFGVFSNCVAKLNPQLIRMSGSGSAMFALFASPSQLSTAVAAVADAPELQRGQLFECKIKPS, encoded by the coding sequence GTGAACGTTCCCAGCCCGGCCAAACTCTCGGCCTTTTCCCCTGCAAAAATCAATCTGTTTTTGCACATCACAGGCCGAAGGGCTGATGGTTACCACCTGCTCCAAAGTATTTTTTGCCCAATCACGCTGGGTGATCAACTATCCGTGTCAGTGCAAACCAATTCAAGCCGTGAATTGGTCATTCAGCGAAGTGGTGACCTTGTTCACATTCCTGAACAAATTGACCTGACAGTTCGCGCCTGCAAGGCCTTTTATGCCCATGCCAACATTGGAATGGGCTACGCAGTGACCATTCATGTCGACAAGCAAGTTCCGGAACAGGCGGGTTTGGGTGGCGGCAGCAGCAACGCTGCCACTGTACTGCGCCTGCTGCAACAGCACCACCAAAACCCGATTGAACCTGAACAACTGGCTGCGATCGGCCTGACGCTTGGGGCTGATGTGCCCTTCTTTCTTCAGGACAGCAGTGCTTTTGTCGAAGGCATTGGCGAGGCAATCACACCAATTCAGGGCATTTCAGGGCATTTAATTGTCTACAAACCGCCACTTTCTTGCCCCACGCCCAAAATATTTAGCGATCCGCAATTGACACGCAACTCAAGTGACGTCAAAATAGCGGTCTTCGATTCGGCCCGCCGAATGAATAGTGAGTTGATGGCTTGCCTGCAAGCCAACACACAGAATGCTTTGCAAGCTGTTGTGTCACGCAACTACCCGGAATGGGAACAGCAGTTTGGTGTTTTTTCAAACTGTGTTGCAAAGCTCAACCCGCAATTGATTCGAATGTCAGGTTCCGGCTCCGCCATGTTTGCTTTGTTTGCCAGCCCAAGCCAACTTAGCACCGCAGTGGCAGCAGTCGCCGATGCGCCTGAATTACAGCGTGGGCAGTTGTTTGAATGCAAAATCAAACCAAGCTGA
- a CDS encoding tetratricopeptide repeat protein, with translation MTCFKWTIAGPVFFLAASLTTGCATVPAEQGEPAQQKMSAEQKAYEARVADMVKQDPLFALLTAEIASQRGDTYSATLAYTEAAKQQRDPDLAKRAVEISLAEGQLDLALSAAQVWSELSPGDKQASRSIMLLQLGTNRVDQAMPALKAFLADVQTAETANPGLGGSSTEKVALDMLQRIPDKNKAYQTGIELFGNNADDLEAQTLLAQLANNSELYPQAVGHMENVLRKSPQERFYVLMAQFMEKRDGNLDAAMQLVNEQALLHPNWFGARLYLARNHTQLGQWAQARQRFAEMIELQPDNIPLYSSQGFVLTQLKDYKAAEQHFKIYLDKTTPAERQNESLIHATLSDMALERKDYVAALKWLDTTPNAADNLDVQLKKSALFEKQGNALSAKRVLNQFKPKNEDESVRLALAKSQLAESQKAPAEAATELELALLNFPDQPDLLYERAMVAERQDDLPRVEQFLKRLIAVRPENPHGYNALGYTWAENNIRLEEAYELIKKAVELAPNDPFILDSLGWVHYRLGKLDSAEATLQKAFGLRQDEEIGLHLLEVLLKSGKKEEARQLGNSLTVRYPDSKALKKLVQQLEGI, from the coding sequence ATGACTTGTTTTAAATGGACCATCGCAGGCCCGGTATTTTTTCTGGCAGCCAGCCTCACCACAGGCTGCGCCACCGTGCCGGCTGAACAGGGCGAACCGGCGCAACAGAAAATGTCTGCCGAGCAAAAAGCCTATGAGGCCCGTGTGGCCGACATGGTAAAACAAGACCCACTGTTTGCCCTGCTTACCGCTGAAATTGCCAGCCAACGCGGCGACACGTATTCTGCCACGCTGGCATACACCGAGGCGGCAAAACAACAGCGCGATCCCGATCTTGCAAAAAGGGCGGTCGAAATCAGCCTGGCTGAAGGCCAATTGGACCTGGCCTTGAGCGCAGCCCAAGTGTGGTCAGAATTGTCACCCGGTGACAAACAGGCCAGCCGCTCCATCATGCTGCTGCAACTGGGCACCAACCGGGTCGATCAGGCAATGCCTGCACTCAAGGCTTTCTTGGCCGATGTGCAAACCGCCGAGACCGCAAACCCGGGGCTTGGGGGTTCCAGCACCGAGAAAGTTGCGCTGGACATGCTTCAGCGCATTCCCGACAAAAACAAAGCGTACCAAACCGGTATCGAGCTGTTCGGCAACAATGCCGATGATCTGGAAGCACAAACCTTGCTCGCCCAGCTTGCCAACAATTCCGAGTTGTACCCACAGGCTGTGGGCCACATGGAAAACGTATTGCGCAAATCGCCACAAGAACGTTTTTATGTGCTGATGGCTCAGTTCATGGAAAAACGCGACGGCAACCTGGATGCCGCCATGCAACTGGTAAACGAGCAGGCGCTACTGCACCCCAACTGGTTTGGTGCGCGCCTTTACCTGGCTCGCAACCACACGCAGCTTGGGCAGTGGGCGCAAGCACGGCAACGGTTTGCGGAAATGATCGAGCTTCAACCCGACAACATTCCCCTGTATTCCAGCCAGGGCTTTGTACTTACACAGCTCAAAGACTACAAAGCCGCCGAGCAGCACTTCAAGATTTATCTGGACAAAACCACACCGGCAGAACGCCAGAACGAATCGCTGATACACGCCACGCTGTCTGACATGGCACTTGAACGCAAAGACTATGTGGCCGCCCTGAAGTGGTTGGACACCACGCCCAATGCAGCCGACAATCTGGATGTACAACTGAAAAAGTCAGCCTTGTTCGAAAAACAGGGCAATGCATTGTCCGCCAAGCGGGTACTGAATCAATTCAAACCCAAGAATGAAGATGAGTCTGTGCGACTGGCACTGGCGAAATCGCAATTGGCGGAATCGCAAAAAGCACCTGCTGAAGCCGCCACCGAACTTGAACTGGCCTTACTGAACTTCCCGGACCAACCCGACCTGCTTTACGAGCGTGCCATGGTGGCTGAGCGGCAAGACGACCTGCCGCGTGTGGAGCAGTTCCTAAAGCGCCTTATTGCAGTTCGCCCTGAAAACCCACACGGCTACAACGCTTTGGGCTACACCTGGGCCGAGAATAATATTCGGCTGGAAGAAGCTTACGAGTTGATTAAAAAGGCAGTGGAACTGGCTCCCAACGACCCCTTCATTCTCGATTCACTGGGCTGGGTACATTACCGCTTGGGCAAGCTGGACAGTGCTGAAGCAACGTTGCAAAAAGCGTTTGGTCTGCGCCAGGACGAAGAAATCGGTCTGCACCTGCTTGAAGTGTTGCTCAAGTCCGGAAAAAAAGAAGAAGCACGTCAACTCGGAAACAGCTTGACCGTTCGTTACCCAGACAGCAAAGCATTGAAAAAACTGGTTCAACAGCTTGAGGGAATTTAA